A segment of the Lolium perenne isolate Kyuss_39 chromosome 3, Kyuss_2.0, whole genome shotgun sequence genome:
TTCGAATCCCAGATAGTTCAAGTGTccttgaattgataaagtaaatgTTAACTGCATCACCATTCTTTCTTACAAAATAATCATAGAGTAGCAATACTATCCTTGGAACACTCACCATTCTTGTGGCGCTGACAAAATGGCTGAACTTTCCTAACCCACAGTGACTTAGGTAGGGCATGAGCTGAGCATCGAGCAAAATATTTGTAGCTTCAATATTTCCATGGGTAACTGGAGGAGAGCACATAAAATGCAAGTATCTGCAGGGATAAAAACATAGTTATAAAATATCTGGGAAATCCAGTTCCACTATAGAAGTCTAAAGAAGTTGGCAGCACTCAACTAAACAATAAGAACGAAGCTATTAAGGTTACAAGATGGGTGTAATCCATTATTCTGCAGAACTTCGTATAAAACTGATTAGAGGATTGGTGTGAATCCAGTCCAGACAAACTCCACTTACTCCAAAGCATAGGCAACTCCAAGAGAAATCTTCATCCGAGCTTTCCATGACAAAGCCCTCGACCTTGTGGCTGATGAAAACAGAAGATCATCAAGGGAGCCATTTTCCGCATACTCATATAGAAGAGCATGTGAGAATATTAATTTTAACACTGAAAATATTCACATTTTTTTGAAAGTATTCACATTTTTTGAAAGTGGCATGTGAGAACAAGAATGTCCTTCCCTGCACATTGAACTGTAAATCTTATTAAGACATCAAGAATAAGTATTGCTACGGCCCTCGATACGGCAAGACGTTATGCCATACCGACAAGGAAAGTATTCAATCTAGTATAGTCAATAAACCAGATAACTGTCAGGGTCCTAAAATAGAAGTATAGAAATTAGATTTGAGAACCTATTCCAGAATAACACATTAGCAATATAGAAAGGTATAATGACCCACTTGTTATGATAACAGTATCATACCTGACCATCAGGAAAATCACCTCTGTAAACTCGGCCAGTAATACCTTCACCGATAAGGCATTCTTCATTGAAGTTCCTGGTAGCCACCAAAATGTCGACTGCCAGATCAATCATTGATTCAGCAACCAGATTTTGAGTAGAGGCTAGGGAATGCTCCAGTTGCGAAAAATATCAACTCACATATATTTAAGGGAGTGCAAATATGGCAATGATGGTGGTACAGTTCCCTCAAACTTGTTGGCTGCCAAATTTCTGCAAGAGACCAGACCGTACCAGTCATATCACTCATATTTCATACTTAAATATACTTAGCCAAACTTAAAGAGTATAAGCAGAAGAGGCAAGAAGAATGTACAAGTATTCCACATTTGGGGGCAAAGTGGGCGGGATTTCACCAGCGATGTTGTTGAAGCTCACATCACTATCATCATGATGCATCAAAGCACCATAAACAGAAATTTGTGTCAAAAATTGCAGAATGACGACCAGTAAGCAGATACCACAAATTTTGTAACAATAAGCTTACAGCTCTTTCAGAGAGTGGAGTTTGAGCAGTTCTGGGCCAAGCCACCCTCCGACCCCGAGCCCACTGATGTTTCTGCAAGGAAGTAACAAAACAGGAAAAATATAATAAATGCTTCTGTAAATTTGCAGGCAAAGCTGACCGGCAAGTTAAGAATTAAATGAGAAAATTACATAGCCACGACACATGAGTCCTTGCAAAAGACCCCCCCGCCACGATCCAAGTTCCCCGTCTCCGCCACAGGGGTCACCACCCATGAATGTCCACCCAGAAAGCTGCCATGGCGACTCCAGTGTGCGATATAATTCCCACATCCCGATCGCTGTACGGTAACAAAAGAACAGTATAACAAAACAATTAGTGAACCTGTTAGAACAGGCAGCTTAAAATTTTGAGAGCAGGAAGAGACATACACAGACAACGGGATGGCATCAGATAGAGCCATTGCACAAAGGGATCACAAACACAAAATCATGCACACTATTATATATTATATGGCACTACATGGGCACAGCAATCGTTGTGGCAAGGGTCAGAAGTAAGACATGCTATTTCTATATCCAGTGACCACAAATCTAAATGTAAGTGCGAGCGCGTGCAGACACAAGCACAAGCGCGCGCAAGGCAGAgttgcacgcacgcacaccaatccAATCCATGAGCGCAGGCAAGCTCCCTCACTGCGATACAAACAAGCCCAGCGTGTGCGTACTGAACAGAGAGGAGAAACGACCGGAACCACGCGCGCGCTCACAAAATTCACAGAGGAAGTGCACGCGTAATGCACGCACAGAGTAGAGGAACCACGGAGTGAGAGCTCGATCACCACATGCCGTGGGTGAGCAAACGTACCATCGGAGGGGTCGGTGAAAGACGCGGCGGAGGAGAACGCGGCCCAGAGCACCACCGCGGCGAGAAGATGGCGCGCCGCGGCCATCCCGACCCCCTGCGCGCGCCCCAAATCCGCGCCGGTTCCGGCGAAGCCCCTCCCGAATCGAGCAAACCGAGCACGGACCAGAGGATCCTACCGCGCCGTGTGGCGGATGTTCCAGAAGCTTGAGGAGATCCGGGAGCGGGGACGCCGCTAGAGCGAATTCCTTGCCCCAAATCCGCGCCGATTCCCGCGGGGTCGCAGCCGGATCGAGCAATGTGGGCGCGAATCGGAGACGCCGGAGATCGGGGCGAGTCGAATCGCCGGAGGTGGACTGCGAAACTGCGGGGATTAGCTCGCCTGGGTAgcgagggtttagggttttgaaatGGTCTGGAAGGTTCTGTGTGCTTGGGAGGGAAGAGGAAAAAAGAGGAGCCGGGGAGCGAGGAAGAAGAGAGAGGCTGTCATGCGAGCGGCGAGATTGGGATGGCTTCCCAACTACTCGTAGTAGGTACTATTGCCCAAGAAAGAGAATTGCCTATGTATAAACAACACTTCCCAACTAGTTATAACTGCCGTTTTACACTCAGCTTTTGTAGGGTTTGTTAGTGTTGTTGTTTCCTTAGGTGATCAGGTGCTACTTGTTGATCTGTTTTGTTTTCTTAGGTGATCATGTGTTTGTTGTTTCCTTACGTGATCATGTGCTACTTGTTGATCTGTTGTTTTCTTAGGTGATCTTGTTCTAGTAGTTTATATATGCCAGGCACTCTGTATTTATATAATCTTGTTTTTTCTTCAAATTGTGTAATTTTAGTTGTGGCTCTTCTCCTGATGTAAAGAAGTAGACAAATATACTACTCCCTCCTCGAAACTACTAGTTGTGGCTCTTCTCCTGATGTAAAGGAGTAGTACTTTAGGAAGAATACAAATATtctcctcctcgaaataggctttcgccccgctatattaatatagcaacaacCCGATACAACTTGCTGGGGCATCAGCACAAGCACGCCCAAaagaaaacataaaagaaagaaaagagaaagaaTGTCGACATGGTCGGATCAACAAAAAACGGAGATGTCTCGCAGCCGTTGCGCCCTCCGGAAATTTCTACCACGCTCCTAGCACTCTGGAACGCCGTACCAAGCAACACCTCCAAGAAGGAatgcgacgatgacgacgctgctgcccggacggatcctagggtttcccccggtacacGCAGGGCAGCGGAGGAGGGCTTCACCCAACGCCCTTCAGGAAGGTAGGGTGGCGCCCTCGGGCGTCACCACGTCGGTGTCAGCCAAGCCGacagggatttctcccgaccctCGCAACCCCGCCCCGGACGCGCCGTCGTGCTCCACCATACTTGCCGCCCACCAGCACGCGCCACCACGGCCTTGCAGACATCGCCGCCGTCTCACCGTGGCAAACAAAACGGGACCAACAGGATCAAGGAGAACCAGCCGAGAACGAGAGACAGCAGGTCGGCAGACACGCTGGAGGGacccgcctccaccgccgcctgcgAGCACCGGCCGGACGCATCGACAGGAGCAAACCAGGCCCACCCGGCGGAACCCTAGGCCTTCGTGTCGCGGGGAAAAAACCCTAACTTTGACAAGTGTATTATATCCTAATGATTCTCAAATGTTTCTATTTTGCAAGGAATTTTCCGCAAAGTTCACACAGAGGTACCTCAAGAAGTACCTAGATGATGCAATTGAGCTACCAGTCCAATGTGCGGGATATCAAAAGTCTTACAATGTCAAGATGAGGCTGGGACTAGATCTAAAGAGTGCAATGCTGACAAGTGGCTGGGCGAAGGCTGTAAGGAGGTTCGGCTTAGAAGAAGGTTGCGTCTACATCTTCTGCTTCTCTGTCGATAAGAATGGCCATAACCCTTGGCTTCTCATCGACCCCCTGGaagcatgaagacggtgccaacgGTACCTGAACCCATGAAGACGGTGGCAACGGTACCAGTGGTAGCATTTTGGTTTGGTGGTAGCATTTCTCATAGCACTGTTGTGCTAGTTTGAAATGTTGGACTTCAGTAATCTAGTTAAGTAATGGACTATTAAGTAATGGACTGTTAAGTAATGGACTGCTAAGTACGGACTGTTAAGTGACTGTTAAGTACTGCTAAGTATGGACTATTAGAAATGAACTGATATGTTTCTATGCTACTGTTAAGTACTGCTACTATGCAATATGGGTAAGTCTGAATGAACTGCAGTGTTAGTATATATGTATGGAATGTTGCTTCCATGTGCAGCGTTTCCTCTTTCTATCAGATTATGAAAAGATTGCACTAAATTTTCTATCCCTGTTAACTATAGGATTGGCAATGCTACTAGCTGTTATGTTTGTATATGCTAGCTATAGGATTACCAATGCTACTGGTGGCTGCTATAGGATGTTTGTATATGCTACCGTTATATTTCTATCCCTGTTAACTATATGCTAGCTATAGCATTGTTTACATTGTTTTATCCAAGTAATGATCAATTGTGGCACTTAAAAGTGTCCCAAAAGGTCAACATCTATTAGGGCACTTCAAAAAGTGCCCTAGTAGGTATACACATATTGGGGCATTTGAGAAGTGCCCCAATAGGTATACAATTAGGGGCACTTCGGAAAAGTGCCACTAATTGGCTACTATTAGGGGCACTTTGACAAGTGCCACTAGGACAAGTGCCCCTATATCTATACCGTGGTGTAGTGAGTGATGTTGCCCGTGTGGGCGACGACGAGCCGGCGGCCGCGACCGAGCTGCGACGGGCCAGGCTTGTCCCGTGGGCGATCTTGCTGTATCTGGTCTGGTGGATGTGGTTGCTCGTCCTGAACGCGGTGCCGAGCTTAGCGCCGCCCTTCGGCATGTGGGTGCTCGGCCTCCTCGTCATGGCCCTCGGGATCTACTTCTTGGATGTCGCCTGCCGCAGTGATGCACGTGTGGACGACGACGACGGACGCCggccggcgccggaggaggttCTTCACGACCACGAGGCGTCACCGGAGCACCGGGTTTGACCTGTACACGTTGGAAATCGATTACCACCTGATGTTTCACACACTGTATCTACACGGATTTCATACTACTATTTTCGCTTATTTTTCATACATTTCGCTTCCTATTTCCTTGGCCCGCAATAAGCGTCAACGATCGTAGTCCAACATGGGAATTAGAGCACACTGCAACCCAGGAAAATTTCACGTCTAAACTATATTTTTGTATCAAGTATATCAACGAACAGAAAATATACTTGTTCAAAAGCTGACTCATAATTATATTAGAAGCTTGGGGAATAACACTTTTGGTTAGGTCTCATGGTGATGATGAAGCATTTCTTGCCCTTCGAAACTTTCTCTATTATGGACGAGTTGAAGATTCGGTGATGTGAGGGTAAATGGCTAAACACAAACATCGGTCTTCCATCAATGCGGTGAAAGAAATGCTTCGTGTGTCGCGTGGTCGACAGAGATGCATCTAATCCTAGCGCAGCCTCGTCTTCCTGTCCCCTCCCCTCCTCCTTTGCCACCGGGCAAAGCCCGCATGGAGCCAGTGGTGGCGGAACCTCCTCTACCCGCGTGCTAGAAACAATTAAACATCTTTCTTACCTTATAGGTCTATGCACACTATATGGTAAACATTAAGGTGGCTTTGAACTTTTACCTGCATCATGTAGCCTTAATTTGGTCTATATGATTACTTAGAAATAACATGTTGTTTGATGCCAAAAATAAATTGGTTTTGTGGGCTATCTACCATCGGACATAGAGGTTCCGTTCATGGAACTGAAAAACAGATGTTTGTTAAGTAAATGGTTATATAAACTTCTTAATGAAGAAGGAGTTTGGCAAGAACTTTTACACAATAAATACCTCAAGAACACGACTTTGTCACAAGTGACTACGAAACCAACCGACTCTCCCTTTTGGAAAGGACTCATGGGAGTGAAAGACGATTTCTTCTCACGAGGTTCGTTCACAATTGGGAATGGCCAGCAAGTACGCTTTTGGGAAGACATTTGGCTGGGCGATGCTCCTTTAGCGTCCCAATATCCTTCGTTATATAATATCGTCCGACGAAAAAATGTTTTAGTCGCCGATGTTCTTTCAAATACACCTCTGAATATAGAGTTTAGAAGGACTTTGACAGGAAACAAGTGGGATGCTTGGATTGCGTTGGTCCAACGCCTTATTCTTGTAACCTTGTCAGAGGAGAAGGATATTTTTGTATGGAAGTTAACAACATCTGGATCTTTCACGGTAAAGTTCATGTATGAAGATTATATGAACGGTCATACGATCTATCTTCGTAAATATATTTGGAAACTTAAGATACCACTGAAAGTcaagatttttatgtggtttcttCATAGAAAAGTTATACTCACTAAAGATAATTTAGCTCGCCGAAATTGGAATGGTTGCATGAAATGTGCGTTCTGTGATTCATCGGAATCAATCAATCATCTGTTCTTTGATTGTCCTTTCGCTAAACTTATTTGGAGAGTTATTCAGTTTACTTTCAATATTGTTCCTCCAACAAATGttacaaatatgtttggaaattggttaAACGGAGTTGACAAAGTGTCCAAGTTCAGAATTAGAATTGGGTTTTGCGCGCTCATGTGGGCTATATGGAACTGCCGCAATGATATTGTCTTTAACAAGAGTACGAACTCAAATTTTTTACAGGTTACCCGTATGGTCTCACACTGGATCCACGAATGGTCGCTTTTACTGCCGGAGACGCAACGCGAGCCTATGCATGCTGGATGCCGCAGGCTGGATGCGGTGGCACGGGCTATATACAACCAGGATGGCTGGCGTCCTGTTAAACGACTTTCAGATGTATAAGCGAGTCTCTCTTATTTTCCATTGGCTAGTTTTTGTGTACACGCTTTGTGATTCGTGAATTGTAAAACTAAGGATTATGTTATCTGGGTAATAAAAGAGGGCTgcgtgcatcgattgatgcagaggccggggtcagcccccatttcgaaaaaaaaaatgtCCTCTATTCTTCAGCGACCAGAACAAACTGTTTACGGTTGTGTGTACGTGTTTAGAGCGGGTGGTCAAGGATGTTTTTACCCAACATTGATAATGATGTAGTATTCGAATCGGCCCTCCACCTCCTTTGAGACACAGCAGATTCTTGTTTTTTCTACTTTTTATCGCATCAGTTTTGATTTTAATTAAGACTCATCCATTTCAAGATCTGGGCCTATGAGACATACATTTAGCTAATTGGCTTAAGGTCTTAGCTTCTATTACCGCAATAAGAGTTTTCCAGCCCCCCACGCCCCCAACCCCACGCGCACCAGCGCCTACAAGAACATGAGCATTGTTGCCCACCACAACAAGCAAGACAAACTAAGATGAAGAAGTTTGTACTCACCTCGTCATTTAGAGGTAGGTAGCCAGGAGTACAAAATAAGACCTCTACAAAGAGGCAGAGCTATGTGCAACTCGGGGGAGGGGGGCACCGACCCCAGCCCAAcaacttttttctttctttctaaaATCCCT
Coding sequences within it:
- the LOC127341590 gene encoding uncharacterized protein isoform X2 codes for the protein MRSGCGNYIAHWSRHGSFLGGHSWVVTPVAETGNLDRGGGVFCKDSCVVAINISGLGVGGWLGPELLKLHSLKELDVSFNNIAGEIPPTLPPNVEYLNLAANKFEGTVPPSLPYLHSLKYMNFNEECLIGEGITGRVYRGDFPDGQGRTFLFSHATFKKSTRSRALSWKARMKISLGVAYALEYLHFMCSPPVTHGNIEATNILLDAQLMPYLSHCGLGKFSHFVSATRMVQF
- the LOC127341590 gene encoding uncharacterized protein isoform X1 — translated: MRSGCGNYIAHWSRHGSFLGGHSWVVTPVAETGNLDRGGGVFCKDSCVVAINISGLGVGGWLGPELLKLHSLKELDVSFNNIAGEIPPTLPPNVEYLNLAANKFEGTVPPSLPYLHSLKYMNFNEECLIGEGITGRVYRGDFPDGQFNVQGRTFLFSHATFKKSTRSRALSWKARMKISLGVAYALEYLHFMCSPPVTHGNIEATNILLDAQLMPYLSHCGLGKFSHFVSATRMVQF